A region of Mycoplasmopsis bovirhinis DNA encodes the following proteins:
- a CDS encoding thermonuclease family protein, translating into MKKLLSFVFIFFNFSLFSCSFNLASQNYEQIKVLKITDGDTIEILNKDNQKEIIRLYGVDTPETLKPRYNDEQLAKYEDQYAKLAKRKLITKIQNNSKIYIQRITKDTYKRTVALVYYNEPFNYSSNSLINSWLIYEGLARVAFIQAESPKKAFYTQTKDQFEYYKTILEIEKVASSKQKGFWKHPISQVFYKKLT; encoded by the coding sequence ATGAAAAAACTATTAAGTTTTGTTTTTATTTTTTTTAATTTTAGCTTATTCTCGTGTTCTTTTAATCTTGCAAGCCAAAACTATGAACAAATAAAAGTTTTAAAAATAACTGATGGAGATACGATAGAAATTTTAAATAAAGATAATCAAAAAGAAATTATTAGGTTATATGGTGTTGATACTCCTGAAACTTTAAAACCTCGTTACAATGATGAACAATTAGCTAAATATGAAGATCAATATGCTAAACTTGCTAAGCGCAAGCTTATTACTAAAATTCAAAATAATTCAAAGATTTATATTCAAAGAATTACTAAAGATACATATAAAAGAACAGTTGCTTTAGTTTATTATAATGAGCCTTTTAATTATTCATCTAATTCATTAATTAATTCTTGATTAATTTATGAAGGTTTGGCAAGAGTTGCATTTATCCAAGCAGAAAGTCCTAAAAAAGCTTTCTATACTCAAACTAAAGATCAATTTGAATATTATAAAACTATCTTAGAAATAGAAAAAGTGGCAAGTAGTAAGCAAAAAGGGTTTTGAAAACACCCTATAAGCCAAGTATT
- the fba gene encoding class II fructose-1,6-bisphosphate aldolase: MALVNAREMLKKAKNGHYAIPHININNLEWAKAALITAEKEKSPLILATSEGAIKYMGGFNAVSGMVLGLINDLNITIPVALHLDHGSYEGAKQAIKTDGYTSLMFDGSHFPFEDNYAKTKELLALANERNMSFEAEVGTIGGEEDGIVGDGEFADPNEASKIAQLGIDVLAAGIGNIHGPYPESWKSLNFDKLREISAAAGIGIVLHGGSGIPIDQIKKAISLGVTKINVNTELQQANHKALREFILSNKDLEGKNFDPRKLYKPGFEAMCETVKQKIHEFGSNNKA, encoded by the coding sequence ATGGCATTAGTAAACGCAAGAGAAATGCTTAAAAAAGCAAAAAATGGACATTATGCAATTCCGCACATTAATATTAACAACTTAGAATGAGCAAAAGCTGCATTAATTACTGCTGAAAAAGAGAAATCACCTCTTATTCTTGCAACAAGCGAAGGTGCAATTAAATACATGGGAGGATTTAATGCAGTTAGTGGTATGGTTTTAGGTTTAATTAATGATTTAAACATTACTATACCAGTAGCGCTTCACTTAGACCATGGGTCATATGAAGGTGCAAAACAAGCTATTAAAACCGATGGATATACATCACTAATGTTTGATGGTTCTCATTTCCCATTTGAAGATAACTATGCAAAAACCAAAGAATTATTAGCTTTAGCAAATGAAAGAAATATGTCTTTTGAAGCTGAAGTTGGTACTATTGGTGGTGAAGAAGATGGAATTGTTGGTGATGGTGAGTTCGCAGATCCAAATGAAGCAAGTAAAATAGCTCAACTTGGAATTGATGTTCTAGCAGCAGGAATTGGTAATATTCATGGTCCATACCCTGAATCATGAAAATCATTAAATTTTGATAAACTAAGAGAAATTTCTGCAGCAGCAGGAATTGGAATTGTGCTTCACGGGGGAAGCGGGATTCCAATTGATCAAATTAAAAAAGCTATTAGTCTTGGAGTAACTAAAATTAATGTTAATACAGAATTACAACAAGCAAATCACAAAGCGCTTAGAGAATTTATTTTAAGCAATAAAGACCTTGAAGGTAAAAACTTTGATCCTCGTAAGTTATATAAACCAGGATTTGAGGCAATGTGCGAAACTGTAAAACAAAAAATCCACGAGTTTGGTTCAAATAATAAAGCTTAA
- the rpoE gene encoding DNA-directed RNA polymerase subunit delta: MKNTTMLEVASKFVLDNPNQAFEFYQIFDKVEEELNDLWIKRLLFKSDDNSYEQIRERKMGELYRLLSVDKTFLRNEDGTWSARHKNF; the protein is encoded by the coding sequence ATGAAAAATACAACTATGCTCGAAGTAGCAAGTAAATTTGTTTTAGATAACCCTAACCAAGCTTTTGAGTTCTATCAAATCTTTGACAAAGTTGAAGAAGAACTCAATGATCTTTGAATTAAAAGACTTTTATTTAAAAGTGACGATAACTCATATGAGCAAATCAGAGAACGTAAAATGGGTGAATTATACCGTCTATTAAGTGTAGACAAAACATTTTTAAGAAATGAAGATGGCACATGAAGTGCTAGACATAAAAATTTTTAG